A region from the Tahibacter amnicola genome encodes:
- a CDS encoding MAPEG family protein, translated as MSRNLILLPALAQVLLTIAVYVRLAAAKAKAVREGQVDPERRGLYDDAWPASVQKVNNNIRNQFEVPVLFYVLTIMLWQLGTTGPLAQALAWLFVGSRIVHAYIHTGSNIVPVRRKVFMAGCAIVVAMTVLVIWSILFA; from the coding sequence ATGAGCCGCAACCTGATCCTCCTGCCGGCCCTTGCCCAGGTCCTGCTCACCATCGCGGTCTACGTCCGCCTCGCCGCCGCCAAGGCCAAGGCCGTGCGGGAGGGACAGGTCGATCCGGAGCGCCGCGGCCTCTATGACGATGCCTGGCCGGCGAGCGTCCAGAAGGTCAACAACAACATCCGCAATCAGTTCGAGGTTCCGGTCCTTTTCTACGTGCTGACGATCATGCTGTGGCAACTGGGCACAACCGGTCCGCTCGCCCAGGCGCTGGCCTGGCTGTTCGTCGGCAGTCGCATCGTCCACGCGTATATCCACACCGGGTCGAACATCGTGCCGGTGCGCCGCAAAGTGTTCATGGCCGGCTGCGCCATCGTCGTCGCCATGACGGTCCTGGTTATCTGGTCGATACTCTTTGCGTAG
- a CDS encoding cytochrome C codes for MRTFTLGLMFLLTFPAAAAPPAGEMALIERGRYLLEIGGCHDCHTPGYTMQGGNAPKDAWLTGDRLGWQGAWGTTYAPNLRLRLNDMDLSTWVAFARTMKSRPPMPYWALNRMSETDLSAIWHVVKWLGKAGDPAPAALPAGAAAAGPVVRFPEPPPSAKTSRPD; via the coding sequence ATGCGTACGTTTACCCTGGGTCTGATGTTCCTGCTCACCTTTCCCGCGGCCGCGGCGCCGCCTGCCGGTGAGATGGCGCTGATCGAAAGAGGGCGGTACCTGCTCGAGATCGGCGGCTGTCACGATTGCCACACGCCCGGCTATACGATGCAGGGCGGCAACGCGCCGAAAGACGCCTGGCTGACCGGTGACCGCCTGGGCTGGCAGGGCGCCTGGGGCACCACCTATGCACCCAATCTGCGCCTGCGCCTCAACGATATGGATCTGTCGACCTGGGTCGCCTTTGCGCGAACCATGAAGTCGCGGCCGCCGATGCCGTACTGGGCGCTCAACCGGATGAGCGAGACCGATCTGAGCGCGATCTGGCACGTCGTGAAATGGCTGGGCAAGGCCGGTGATCCGGCTCCCGCCGCATTGCCTGCAGGTGCTGCGGCGGCCGGGCCGGTGGTGCGATTCCCGGAACCGCCGCCGTCCGCGAAGACCAGCCGTCCCGACTGA